A section of the Alphaproteobacteria bacterium genome encodes:
- a CDS encoding peroxiredoxin, translating to MTIKVGDRVPSASFKMLGEDGMKEITTDELFKGKKVVLFALPGAFTPTCSAKHLPGFVAKAGDLKGKGVDAIACLSVNDAFVMKAWGDQQNVDDKVLMLADGNAEFTRALGLELDASGFGMGTRAQRFAMVVDDGVVSHLAVEEGGDFKVSSAEAVLDAL from the coding sequence ATGACGATCAAAGTGGGTGACAGGGTTCCGTCCGCCAGCTTCAAGATGCTCGGCGAGGACGGCATGAAAGAAATCACGACGGACGAGTTGTTCAAGGGCAAGAAAGTCGTGCTGTTCGCACTGCCGGGGGCCTTTACGCCGACCTGTTCGGCCAAGCATCTGCCGGGGTTTGTGGCAAAGGCCGGCGACCTGAAGGGCAAGGGCGTCGATGCGATCGCCTGTCTTTCGGTCAATGACGCCTTTGTGATGAAGGCGTGGGGCGATCAGCAGAATGTCGATGACAAGGTGCTGATGCTGGCTGATGGCAATGCCGAGTTCACCAGGGCGCTGGGTCTCGAACTCGATGCCAGCGGCTTTGGCATGGGCACTCGCGCGCAGCGTTTCGCGATGGTGGTCGATGACGGCGTTGTCTCGCACCTTGCGGTGGAAGAGGGCGGCGATTTCAAGGTTTCGAGCGCGGAAGCCGTCCTCGACGCGCTCTAG
- a CDS encoding DUF983 domain-containing protein: MFDGYLKVAERCPVCGLELGRHDSGDGPAVFVIFILGALVVALALVTDALFHPPLWLHAVLWSALTVAGALAMLPPFKAVLVALHFRHLAEDFAPRDNDPRPGGDGGTP, encoded by the coding sequence TTGTTCGACGGCTATCTCAAGGTGGCCGAGCGCTGCCCCGTCTGCGGGTTGGAGCTCGGCCGCCATGACAGCGGCGACGGACCGGCGGTGTTCGTCATCTTCATTCTGGGCGCGCTCGTCGTCGCCCTCGCCCTCGTGACCGACGCCCTTTTTCACCCGCCCCTCTGGCTGCACGCGGTCTTGTGGAGCGCCCTGACGGTGGCCGGCGCGCTCGCCATGCTGCCGCCCTTCAAGGCGGTGCTGGTGGCGCTGCATTTCCGCCACCTGGCCGAGGACTTCGCCCCCCGCGACAACGACCCGCGCCCGGGCGGAGATGGCGGGACGCCGTGA
- a CDS encoding carboxypeptidase M32 yields MQAYRELEERFARIATLTEMGEILHWDMSTKMPPGGAAGRADHLALQEVLSHQMITDPALADLLPAAAEEPLDDWQRANLAEMRRRWLHATALDGVLVDRLAKAATATEMAWRTARETSDFAAVRPLLGGLLALIREKAAALSEALGLTPYDALLDAYEPGGRIRDIEPVFDELAAFLPGFLSEVLERQARAPAPLDPPGPFDRARQTGLAHGLMADLGFDFDRGRLDSTFHPFCGGTPDDTRVTTRYDDDDLTEGLMCVIHETGHALYEQGLPRSWRRQPVGEARGMSLHESQSLLFEMQLCRSRDFFEFAAPRLAAAFDGSGPAWSADNLYRRAIRVERGFIRVEADEVTYPAHVILRTRLERAMVAGDLDVADLPGAWNDGMAELLGVVPPDDRRGCLQDIHWYGGDFGYFPTYTLGAMTAAQIFAVARRRLPDLAQDIRRGDFGPLLDWLRREIHGRASLLSTGDLLRQVTGEPLNPAFFEEHLRARYLP; encoded by the coding sequence ATGCAAGCTTACCGGGAACTCGAGGAAAGATTCGCGCGTATCGCCACGCTGACGGAGATGGGCGAGATCCTGCATTGGGACATGTCGACCAAGATGCCGCCCGGGGGCGCCGCCGGGCGGGCCGATCATCTGGCCCTTCAGGAGGTGCTGTCCCATCAGATGATAACCGATCCGGCGCTCGCCGATCTGTTGCCCGCCGCGGCCGAGGAGCCGCTAGATGACTGGCAGCGGGCCAATCTGGCCGAGATGCGCCGGCGTTGGCTGCACGCAACCGCGCTGGATGGCGTCCTCGTCGACCGCCTGGCCAAGGCGGCGACCGCGACCGAGATGGCCTGGCGGACCGCCCGCGAGACGTCGGACTTCGCCGCCGTCCGTCCGCTGCTGGGCGGGCTTCTGGCGCTGATCCGCGAGAAGGCGGCGGCCCTGTCCGAAGCCCTCGGCCTCACGCCCTATGACGCGTTGCTCGACGCCTATGAACCGGGTGGCCGGATCCGGGACATAGAGCCCGTTTTCGACGAGCTGGCCGCCTTTCTGCCCGGATTTCTCTCCGAGGTGCTGGAACGTCAGGCGCGCGCGCCGGCACCGCTTGATCCCCCGGGCCCTTTCGACAGGGCGCGGCAGACCGGACTTGCGCATGGCCTCATGGCCGATCTCGGTTTCGATTTCGATCGTGGCCGGCTCGATTCCACCTTTCATCCGTTCTGCGGCGGCACGCCCGACGACACCCGCGTGACCACGCGCTATGACGATGACGACCTGACCGAAGGGTTGATGTGCGTGATCCACGAGACGGGCCACGCGCTCTACGAGCAGGGTTTGCCGCGGAGCTGGCGGCGCCAGCCGGTGGGCGAGGCGCGCGGGATGAGCCTGCACGAGAGCCAGTCTCTTCTGTTTGAGATGCAACTGTGCCGCAGCCGGGACTTCTTCGAATTCGCGGCTCCCCGCCTTGCGGCCGCGTTCGACGGCAGCGGACCCGCCTGGTCGGCCGACAATCTTTACCGCCGCGCCATCCGCGTCGAACGCGGTTTCATTCGCGTTGAGGCCGACGAGGTGACCTATCCGGCCCATGTCATCCTGCGTACCCGGCTGGAACGGGCGATGGTTGCGGGTGATCTCGATGTCGCCGATCTGCCCGGCGCGTGGAATGACGGGATGGCGGAACTGCTCGGTGTGGTGCCGCCCGATGACCGGCGGGGCTGCTTGCAGGATATTCACTGGTATGGCGGCGATTTCGGCTATTTTCCCACATATACGCTGGGTGCCATGACGGCGGCGCAGATCTTCGCCGTCGCGCGCCGCCGCCTTCCCGATCTGGCGCAGGATATCCGGCGGGGTGATTTCGGCCCCTTGCTGGACTGGCTCAGGCGCGAAATCCATGGTCGCGCTTCCTTGCTGTCGACGGGGGACTTGCTCCGCCAGGTCACCGGCGAGCCCCTCAACCCGGCCTTCTTCGAGGAGCACCTGCGCGCGCGTTACCTGCCCTGA
- a CDS encoding GNAT family protein translates to MRLLRPRSDMPPAVRTAGKGIYLRAPQEDDWADWASLREESRDFLVPWEPAWSNDALSLPAFRRRLRQYASDWRADAGYSFFIFRTTGDELLGGISLSNVRRGIVMSASLGYWVGQPHARQGHGTAAVRAALRFAFTQLQLNRVEAACIPENDPSRTLLENVGFEREGFARKYLRINGEWRDHLLFGMLAEDFKSVDVTSTD, encoded by the coding sequence ATGCGGTTGCTTCGGCCCCGATCGGATATGCCCCCCGCCGTCAGGACGGCTGGAAAAGGCATCTACCTGCGCGCGCCGCAGGAAGATGACTGGGCGGACTGGGCAAGTCTGCGTGAGGAATCCCGGGACTTTCTGGTTCCATGGGAGCCCGCCTGGTCAAACGATGCGCTGAGCCTTCCCGCCTTTCGCCGCCGCCTGCGCCAATACGCCAGTGATTGGCGCGCCGACGCCGGCTACAGCTTCTTTATCTTCCGCACGACCGGCGACGAGCTGTTGGGGGGGATCAGCCTCTCCAATGTGCGCCGGGGCATCGTGATGTCGGCCAGCCTCGGTTATTGGGTCGGCCAGCCGCACGCTCGCCAGGGGCATGGCACGGCGGCAGTCAGGGCGGCGCTGCGTTTCGCCTTCACACAGCTTCAGCTTAACCGCGTTGAGGCGGCCTGCATCCCTGAAAACGATCCGAGCCGGACGCTGCTCGAGAATGTCGGGTTCGAACGTGAAGGATTTGCGCGCAAATACCTGCGGATCAATGGCGAGTGGCGCGATCATTTGCTGTTTGGCATGCTGGCGGAGGACTTCAAATCCGTCGATGTCACTTCCACCGACTAG
- the thrC gene encoding threonine synthase, with product MRYVSTRGTAPALEFDDVLLAGLATDGGLYVPETWPALDWTALSAAAADGYAALTAALIRPFMAGSVAEPDLARLVTAAYREFRATPDKAGDIAPLREIEDNLYVLELFHGPTLAFKDYALQVVGRLFEAVLAARGRHITIIGATSGDTGSAAIEACRGRENIDIFILHPKGRVSEVQRRQMTTVVDDNVHNIAVEGTFDDCQDLVKAMFADADLRAELGLSAVNSINWARIMAQTAYYVWAGLKLGAPRQEVSFAVPTGNFGNVYAGYVAKRMGLAVQQLIVGTNRNDILARFFESGTMEMRPVEASCSPSMDIQVSSNFERLLFELAARDGDVVSELMTKFRESGRLTLGTAQIVALKSLFSAASLDDPRTLELIRSVHEETGYLLDPHSAVGVGSARLKRRDRATPMVALATAHPAKFPEAVEKATGIRPALPPFLADLFERPERLDTLPNDRDRICDFIRARVRRR from the coding sequence GTGCGTTATGTCAGCACCCGGGGAACCGCCCCCGCCCTGGAATTCGACGACGTTCTGCTGGCCGGTCTGGCCACCGATGGCGGGCTCTACGTGCCGGAAACCTGGCCGGCGCTCGACTGGACCGCGCTTTCGGCCGCGGCCGCCGACGGCTATGCCGCGCTGACCGCCGCCCTTATCCGCCCCTTCATGGCCGGCAGCGTGGCCGAGCCTGACCTCGCCCGCCTGGTGACGGCGGCTTACCGCGAGTTTCGCGCCACGCCGGACAAGGCGGGGGACATCGCGCCGCTTCGCGAGATCGAGGACAATCTCTATGTGCTCGAACTCTTCCACGGGCCGACGCTCGCCTTCAAGGACTACGCGCTCCAGGTGGTGGGCCGACTCTTCGAGGCGGTGCTTGCGGCCCGGGGACGGCACATCACCATTATCGGCGCCACTTCGGGTGATACGGGCTCCGCCGCCATCGAGGCGTGCCGCGGGCGCGAGAATATCGATATTTTCATTCTCCACCCCAAGGGGCGGGTTTCAGAGGTGCAGCGCCGTCAGATGACGACGGTTGTGGATGACAATGTCCACAATATCGCCGTCGAGGGCACGTTCGACGATTGCCAGGATCTGGTGAAAGCGATGTTCGCCGACGCCGATCTCCGGGCGGAACTCGGCCTGTCGGCGGTGAACTCCATCAACTGGGCGCGGATCATGGCGCAGACCGCCTATTATGTCTGGGCCGGACTGAAGCTGGGCGCCCCCCGGCAGGAAGTCAGCTTCGCCGTGCCCACGGGAAATTTCGGTAATGTCTACGCGGGTTACGTTGCGAAGCGCATGGGCCTCGCCGTTCAGCAGCTGATCGTCGGGACAAATCGCAACGACATCCTCGCCCGCTTCTTCGAGAGCGGTACCATGGAAATGCGGCCGGTCGAGGCCTCCTGCAGCCCGTCCATGGATATCCAGGTTTCGAGCAACTTCGAACGCCTGCTATTCGAACTTGCGGCGCGCGACGGAGATGTGGTCAGCGAGCTTATGACGAAGTTTCGCGAAAGCGGGCGCCTGACGCTGGGCACCGCCCAGATCGTCGCCCTCAAGAGCCTGTTCAGCGCCGCCAGCCTGGATGACCCCCGGACGCTTGAGCTGATCCGGTCCGTCCATGAGGAAACCGGCTATCTGCTCGATCCCCATTCGGCCGTGGGCGTCGGGTCGGCCCGCCTCAAGCGCCGGGACCGGGCCACGCCCATGGTGGCGCTGGCGACGGCCCATCCGGCCAAGTTCCCCGAGGCGGTGGAAAAGGCGACGGGCATCCGTCCCGCGCTGCCGCCATTTCTGGCCGATCTTTTCGAGCGCCCCGAGCGTCTCGATACACTGCCCAATGACCGCGACCGCATTTGCGATTTCATCCGTGCCCGGGTTCGGCGGAGGTAA
- the rnhA gene encoding ribonuclease HI produces the protein MTESSETPGRLVEIFTDGACSGNPGPGGWGAVLRYRGIEKELSGGEGDTTNNRMELMAAIMGLETLKRPSRVALYTDSTYLRDGITIWLSRWQTNGWRTAAKKPVKNAELWRRLEAAAAPHEIEWHWVKGHAGHPENERADQLARLAIPAT, from the coding sequence ATGACAGAATCCAGTGAAACGCCGGGGCGCCTTGTCGAGATTTTTACCGATGGCGCATGCAGCGGGAACCCGGGACCGGGCGGCTGGGGCGCCGTCCTGCGCTACCGGGGCATCGAAAAGGAGCTTTCCGGCGGCGAAGGGGACACCACCAACAATCGCATGGAGCTGATGGCGGCCATCATGGGCCTGGAGACCCTGAAGCGCCCGTCGCGCGTGGCTCTTTATACCGACAGCACTTATCTGCGCGATGGAATCACCATCTGGCTCTCCCGCTGGCAGACCAATGGCTGGCGTACGGCGGCGAAAAAACCCGTCAAGAATGCGGAGCTCTGGCGCCGGCTGGAAGCGGCCGCGGCGCCGCACGAGATCGAATGGCACTGGGTCAAGGGTCACGCCGGCCACCCTGAGAACGAGCGGGCCGACCAGCTGGCGCGCCTGGCCATTCCCGCCACGTGA
- a CDS encoding cytochrome c oxidase subunit 3, giving the protein MSDATHAKHPYHLVDPSPWPVVGAIAAGLLCLGTVMYMHGGSWWLLALGGALVLFTMAGWWRDVIREATFEGHHTPVVQLSMRYGMALFIVSEVMFFAAWFWAYFNASLFPTEAIGSIWPPEGIETFNPWDLPFLNTLILLTSGVTVTWAHHALQHGDKKSTLRGLGLTILLGLIFTAVQAYEYSHAAFGFTDGIYASTFFMATGFHGAHVIIGTLFLIVCFFRVQADHFKPDSHFGFEAAAWYWHFVDVVWLFLFVSIYWWGA; this is encoded by the coding sequence ATGAGTGATGCAACTCACGCCAAACATCCGTATCATCTGGTCGACCCGAGCCCGTGGCCCGTGGTCGGCGCCATCGCCGCCGGCCTCCTTTGCCTCGGCACGGTCATGTACATGCATGGCGGCTCCTGGTGGCTTCTTGCGCTGGGCGGCGCGCTGGTGCTGTTCACCATGGCCGGCTGGTGGCGCGACGTCATTCGCGAAGCGACCTTCGAGGGACATCACACGCCGGTGGTGCAGCTCTCCATGCGCTACGGCATGGCCCTCTTCATCGTTTCCGAGGTGATGTTCTTCGCCGCCTGGTTCTGGGCCTATTTCAATGCCAGCCTGTTCCCGACCGAAGCGATCGGCAGCATCTGGCCGCCCGAGGGTATCGAGACCTTCAACCCTTGGGATCTGCCCTTCCTGAACACGCTGATCCTTCTGACCTCGGGCGTGACGGTGACCTGGGCGCATCACGCCCTGCAGCATGGCGACAAGAAATCGACGCTGCGCGGTCTGGGCCTGACGATCCTGCTGGGTCTGATCTTCACCGCGGTGCAGGCTTACGAGTACAGTCATGCCGCCTTCGGGTTCACGGACGGCATTTATGCCTCCACCTTCTTTATGGCGACGGGCTTTCACGGCGCACATGTCATTATCGGCACGTTGTTTCTGATCGTGTGCTTCTTCCGCGTGCAGGCCGACCACTTCAAGCCGGACAGCCATTTCGGCTTCGAGGCGGCCGCGTGGTACTGGCATTTCGTGGACGTGGTCTGGCTGTTCCTTTTCGTCAGCATCTACTGGTGGGGTGCCTAG
- the cyoE gene encoding heme o synthase, with protein MSDYSADLDLGQGTRSFGAGADVAGPAARDFIALLKPRVMSLVVFTAAVGLVLAPGDLHPVLAVVAILCIAVGAGAAGAINMWYDRDIDAIMARTQNRPIPAGRMAPGTALGFGTVLGAGSVLLMGLALNWAAAILLAGTIGFYVFVYTIWLKRRTPQNIVIGGAAGAFPPMVGWAAVTGDVTLVSLALFAIIFMWTPPHFWALALYRQGDYEKAGVPMMPVVAGPGETRRQIFLYAALLVPVTLAPYWLGALGPLYAVGAGALGAVFVALALRVLLTRDDRPARQLFGFSILYLFALFALMLVDGLVSGVVG; from the coding sequence ATGTCCGACTATTCGGCAGATCTGGATCTGGGGCAGGGCACCCGCTCCTTCGGGGCGGGCGCCGACGTGGCCGGCCCGGCGGCGCGCGACTTCATCGCATTGCTGAAGCCGCGCGTGATGTCGCTCGTCGTCTTTACCGCCGCCGTGGGCCTGGTACTGGCGCCGGGCGACCTGCATCCCGTTCTCGCGGTGGTCGCGATCCTTTGCATCGCGGTCGGGGCCGGCGCGGCGGGCGCCATCAACATGTGGTATGACCGCGATATCGACGCGATCATGGCGCGCACGCAGAACCGGCCCATTCCGGCCGGCCGGATGGCGCCGGGCACGGCGCTCGGGTTCGGCACGGTGCTGGGCGCGGGATCGGTCCTGTTGATGGGGCTGGCGTTGAACTGGGCGGCCGCGATCCTGCTTGCCGGGACGATCGGGTTCTACGTTTTCGTCTATACGATCTGGCTCAAGCGTCGCACGCCGCAGAACATCGTGATCGGCGGGGCAGCCGGCGCGTTCCCGCCGATGGTCGGCTGGGCGGCGGTAACGGGAGACGTGACACTCGTCTCGCTCGCATTGTTCGCGATCATTTTCATGTGGACGCCACCGCATTTCTGGGCCCTCGCCCTCTATCGCCAGGGTGATTACGAAAAGGCCGGCGTGCCGATGATGCCGGTGGTGGCCGGCCCGGGCGAGACCCGGCGGCAGATATTTCTCTATGCGGCGCTGCTGGTACCGGTCACGCTGGCGCCCTACTGGCTGGGCGCGCTGGGGCCGCTCTACGCCGTCGGTGCGGGCGCGCTGGGGGCGGTTTTCGTCGCGCTGGCGCTGCGCGTCCTGCTGACGCGGGATGACCGCCCGGCGCGGCAATTATTCGGTTTCTCGATCCTCTATCTCTTCGCCCTGTTCGCCCTGATGCTGGTGGACGGGCTCGTGTCGGGTGTGGTGGGGTAA
- a CDS encoding SURF1 family protein yields the protein MTGARRARFRPGLWPTVMTALALALLLALGKWQLDRLEWKEALITTREAALRAPPLDLTRGLGPAGPEEFYRNVRLEGQFTDDPVFLLQGKAAGGEAGVHVIGTFRLAPSDAPAGPALILVNRGFWPGLAPARAEIPPPRGGERVLEGVLLPPPGRGWFAPENDPGRDIWFRIDPVAMGAARGQALAPYAVVAAPDRTSPLRPVAARPRLVNNHLQYAVTWFAFAGVLAVIYILFGIKRGREAASTSEDGV from the coding sequence GTGACGGGCGCGCGCCGGGCGCGGTTCCGGCCGGGGCTCTGGCCCACGGTCATGACCGCGTTGGCCCTCGCCCTCCTGCTCGCTCTTGGCAAGTGGCAGCTCGACCGCCTCGAATGGAAGGAAGCCCTGATCACGACGCGCGAGGCGGCTCTGCGCGCGCCGCCGCTCGACCTGACCCGTGGTCTCGGGCCGGCCGGGCCCGAGGAATTCTATCGAAACGTCCGGCTCGAGGGCCAGTTCACCGACGACCCGGTTTTCCTGTTGCAGGGAAAGGCCGCCGGCGGCGAGGCGGGCGTTCATGTGATCGGCACATTCCGGCTCGCGCCGTCAGACGCCCCGGCCGGGCCCGCGCTTATCCTCGTCAATCGGGGGTTTTGGCCGGGCCTGGCGCCGGCCCGGGCCGAAATTCCGCCCCCTCGCGGGGGTGAGCGGGTGCTCGAAGGCGTGCTCCTGCCACCGCCGGGCAGGGGCTGGTTTGCGCCCGAGAACGATCCGGGGCGGGACATCTGGTTTCGCATCGACCCGGTTGCCATGGGCGCGGCGCGCGGCCAGGCCCTGGCGCCCTATGCCGTGGTGGCGGCGCCGGACCGGACTTCGCCCCTGCGGCCGGTCGCCGCCCGTCCCCGGCTGGTGAACAATCACCTGCAATATGCCGTGACCTGGTTCGCCTTTGCCGGTGTCCTCGCGGTGATCTATATCCTTTTCGGAATCAAGCGCGGCCGCGAGGCCGCGTCCACGTCGGAGGACGGGGTCTAA
- a CDS encoding YqgE/AlgH family protein → MSFFDESHSEKSTFDRDPDPYLTGRILVAMPSMLDDRFAKSVVYLVAHTEDGAMGLVLNRLVDSLTFPELLDQLGIPADPGQGDIRVHFGGPVETGRGFVLHTSDYLQDASLLVDDRIALTASVDILRAMVRGNGPSRAMLALGYAGWGAGQLEAEIQENGWLLAPADDRLLFGDDQAVKWEEAIRNIGIDPARLSGTAGTA, encoded by the coding sequence ATGAGTTTTTTCGACGAAAGCCATTCGGAAAAAAGCACTTTCGACCGGGATCCGGATCCCTATCTGACAGGCCGGATACTCGTCGCCATGCCGTCCATGCTCGACGACAGGTTTGCGAAATCCGTCGTCTATCTCGTCGCTCATACTGAGGACGGCGCCATGGGCCTCGTGCTCAATCGGCTGGTGGACTCGCTCACCTTCCCGGAACTGCTTGACCAGCTCGGCATTCCGGCGGATCCGGGGCAGGGTGACATCCGGGTCCATTTCGGAGGGCCCGTGGAGACAGGGCGCGGCTTCGTGCTCCACACCTCGGATTACCTGCAGGACGCCTCCCTTCTGGTCGATGACCGGATCGCGCTGACGGCATCGGTCGATATCCTGCGCGCGATGGTGCGCGGCAATGGTCCAAGCCGGGCGATGCTGGCGCTGGGCTATGCCGGCTGGGGCGCCGGACAGCTCGAGGCCGAGATACAGGAAAACGGCTGGCTGCTGGCGCCGGCCGATGACCGGCTTCTGTTTGGCGATGATCAGGCGGTCAAGTGGGAAGAGGCGATCCGCAATATCGGCATCGACCCGGCCCGCCTGTCAGGTACGGCCGGCACTGCCTGA
- a CDS encoding pitrilysin family protein — protein sequence MTSEVTHIRSSRLANGLTVVSDPMPSVETVTVGVWVGVGTRDEAATQNGVAHLLEHMAFKGTTSRTAQQIVEEIESVGGYVNAYTSRETTAYYARVLTEDLSLAIGILGDILQHSTFEPAELERERDVIVQEIGQALDTPEDVVFDRFQEKAYPGQGIGRSVLGTTEIVQGLARNDIMDFMARHYSADNMALVAAGNIDHEALVALAEDAFDTLARHAAPISVPARYEGGDTRLARAGEQVHVLIGLDALPMTDPDYYAALVLSQALGGGMSSPLFQEIREKRGLAYAIYSFLAGYRDCGTFGIYAGTGPEKVDELIRVVCDELTAASERVTGAALDSTKRQLRAGILMGMESSQARADQIGTQLLTLGRIVPVDEMARSIDSVTRSDLARVFGRLRTSRPTFAALGPLGDIMAFDTIARRLDTQGPETPPATAIR from the coding sequence ATGACGAGCGAAGTCACGCATATCCGATCCAGCCGGCTGGCCAACGGTCTCACCGTTGTGAGCGATCCGATGCCGTCGGTGGAGACCGTGACGGTGGGTGTCTGGGTTGGCGTTGGCACCCGCGACGAGGCCGCTACACAGAACGGGGTTGCTCATCTGCTGGAACATATGGCCTTCAAGGGCACGACCAGTCGGACTGCGCAGCAGATTGTCGAGGAAATAGAATCGGTCGGCGGTTACGTCAACGCCTATACGTCGCGCGAGACGACGGCGTATTACGCCCGTGTCCTGACCGAGGATCTCTCCCTCGCCATCGGCATTCTCGGAGACATCCTGCAGCATTCCACGTTTGAGCCGGCCGAGCTCGAGCGCGAACGTGATGTGATCGTTCAGGAAATCGGCCAGGCGCTGGACACGCCGGAAGACGTTGTGTTCGACCGGTTTCAGGAAAAGGCCTATCCGGGCCAGGGTATCGGGCGCTCGGTACTGGGAACGACGGAGATCGTGCAGGGCCTCGCACGGAACGACATCATGGATTTCATGGCACGCCACTACAGCGCCGATAACATGGCGCTGGTGGCGGCGGGCAATATCGATCACGAGGCCCTGGTGGCGCTGGCCGAAGACGCCTTCGACACGCTTGCCCGTCATGCCGCACCGATTTCGGTGCCGGCCCGTTACGAAGGAGGCGACACGCGCCTCGCGCGCGCCGGCGAGCAGGTACACGTGCTTATCGGGCTCGACGCGCTGCCCATGACCGATCCCGATTACTACGCGGCCCTGGTCCTTTCCCAAGCGCTGGGCGGTGGCATGTCGTCACCGCTGTTCCAGGAAATCCGCGAAAAGCGCGGCCTCGCTTATGCGATTTACTCCTTCCTCGCCGGCTATCGCGACTGCGGCACCTTCGGCATCTATGCGGGGACAGGTCCCGAAAAGGTGGACGAGCTGATCCGCGTCGTCTGTGACGAGCTGACGGCGGCGAGCGAAAGGGTCACGGGTGCGGCGCTGGACAGCACCAAGCGCCAGTTGCGGGCCGGGATTTTGATGGGAATGGAAAGCAGCCAGGCGCGTGCGGACCAGATCGGGACCCAGCTTCTGACGCTTGGCCGGATCGTGCCGGTTGACGAGATGGCCCGGAGCATTGACTCTGTGACCCGGTCCGATCTGGCGCGGGTGTTTGGCCGGCTCCGGACTTCCCGGCCCACCTTCGCGGCGCTGGGGCCGCTGGGCGATATCATGGCGTTCGATACCATTGCCCGGCGCCTCGACACGCAGGGTCCGGAAACGCCGCCCGCGACCGCCATCCGCTGA
- a CDS encoding cytochrome c oxidase assembly protein has product MRQGRSNLRLVLALTSVVVGMVGLSFAAVPLYRLFCQVTGYGGTTQVAQVAPDVISDSRVTVRFNADKDPALEWRFEPLQKSMTARLGEQKLAFFRATNLADHPVIGTATFNVTPLKAGLYFNKLECFCFTEQRLEPGQSMDMPVAFFVDPAILEDEGAREVRTVTLSYTFFPLPDAEPEKADRDHEQVSYADISTQGER; this is encoded by the coding sequence ATGAGGCAGGGGCGCTCCAACCTGCGCCTGGTGCTGGCGCTCACGTCCGTGGTGGTGGGCATGGTCGGCCTGTCCTTCGCCGCCGTGCCGCTCTATCGCCTGTTCTGCCAGGTCACCGGCTATGGCGGCACCACGCAGGTGGCCCAGGTCGCGCCCGACGTCATCTCTGACAGCCGCGTCACCGTGCGCTTCAATGCGGATAAGGATCCGGCGCTCGAGTGGCGCTTCGAGCCGTTGCAGAAATCGATGACGGCGCGGCTGGGCGAGCAGAAGCTCGCCTTCTTCCGAGCCACCAATCTCGCCGATCATCCGGTGATCGGCACCGCCACGTTCAACGTGACGCCGCTCAAGGCGGGATTGTATTTCAACAAGTTAGAATGCTTCTGTTTCACCGAGCAACGGCTCGAGCCCGGGCAGTCCATGGACATGCCGGTCGCCTTCTTCGTCGATCCGGCGATACTCGAGGACGAGGGCGCGCGCGAAGTGCGGACAGTCACGCTTTCCTACACATTCTTTCCGCTCCCGGACGCAGAGCCGGAAAAAGCGGATCGCGATCACGAGCAGGTTTCCTACGCAGACATATCCACCCAGGGGGAAAGGTAA